A single window of Candidatus Rhabdochlamydia oedothoracis DNA harbors:
- a CDS encoding RsmE family RNA methyltransferase translates to MPHNRFFLESSFQKADILSVTSKELHHLNVDRIRLKEKVELVNGKRQLAIGSVVQIEKTRMQIEILSVVKEDAKPSIIIAQGIAKMNHLEWIIEKATELNATEFWLFPGELSEKKGVSDQQLHRLQALSIAALKQCGRLDLPGIEIKPPLNQWQQIKATMLVGDLSIQNPYLWEMPKNECIPPIIFCIGPEKGLSDREKSYVISHLHAKPIRLHSNILRTETASLVALSLIQSKIKI, encoded by the coding sequence GTGCCCCATAATCGATTTTTTTTAGAATCTTCTTTTCAAAAAGCAGATATCTTATCTGTTACTAGTAAAGAATTACATCATCTGAATGTGGACCGCATTCGTTTAAAAGAGAAAGTGGAATTGGTAAACGGAAAAAGACAGCTAGCTATCGGATCTGTTGTACAAATAGAAAAAACACGCATGCAAATAGAGATATTATCCGTAGTAAAAGAAGATGCTAAGCCAAGTATTATTATAGCTCAAGGGATTGCTAAGATGAACCATTTAGAATGGATCATAGAAAAAGCAACAGAGCTAAATGCCACAGAATTTTGGCTTTTTCCTGGGGAGCTGAGTGAAAAAAAAGGGGTTTCTGACCAGCAATTACACCGTCTACAAGCTCTTTCTATTGCAGCTCTTAAACAGTGTGGTAGACTTGATTTACCCGGTATAGAAATAAAACCTCCTCTTAACCAGTGGCAACAGATAAAAGCAACTATGTTAGTTGGCGATCTTTCTATACAAAATCCTTATTTATGGGAAATGCCTAAAAATGAGTGCATTCCTCCTATTATTTTCTGTATCGGACCAGAAAAAGGATTGTCTGATAGGGAAAAATCTTATGTAATCTCGCATTTACACGCTAAACCCATACGTCTTCATTCGAATATTCTAAGAACAGAAACAGCTAGTTTAGTAGCACTTAGTTTAATACAATCTAAAATAAAAATATAA
- the pyk gene encoding pyruvate kinase, whose protein sequence is MLRKTKIICTIGPSVRSYEKILQLIDAGMNVARLNFSHGSPQEHRETIEMLKKAHKEKAVPLAIMLDTKGPEIRLGAIKNNCLEVFPKQKILITKEKVLGDANGIVIQPSFVLDSLQVDAQVLFDDGYILTKVVAISKKGVLVEIENHGVIRSYRGVNVPGININLPSMTKQDIEDIVFGCRLGVDLIAASFIRSAEHVLEIKQLLMDQERSEILIIAKIENSLGIQNFDAILQVADGIMVARGDLGVELPLNQVPRLQKMMIRKCRQAGKPVVTATQMLESMIANPLPTRAEVSDVANAIYDSTSAVMLSGETAAGKYPIQAVQMMKEIAEETEKDFNYRQLFANDSAIGFKDIAITNSVALASVKTAYSSHAKAIFVFTNSGFSARALSRLRPEIPIIALTPHVKVYHQLALEWGVTPALSSAQKNIQEAFIQISNFALEQEIVQLGDLVVVVAGDPFGISRTTNTMIVETIGGNSFS, encoded by the coding sequence ATGTTAAGAAAGACAAAAATCATTTGTACGATTGGCCCCTCTGTTAGAAGCTATGAAAAAATTCTACAACTCATCGATGCAGGGATGAACGTAGCCCGCTTAAATTTTAGCCATGGAAGCCCTCAAGAACATCGAGAAACCATTGAAATGCTAAAAAAAGCGCATAAGGAGAAGGCGGTTCCTCTTGCTATTATGCTGGATACCAAGGGACCTGAAATCCGTTTGGGGGCCATTAAAAATAATTGTTTGGAAGTTTTCCCCAAACAAAAAATATTAATTACCAAGGAAAAGGTGCTAGGAGATGCTAATGGCATAGTTATCCAGCCCTCTTTTGTGCTTGATTCTCTTCAAGTAGACGCTCAAGTTTTGTTTGATGACGGCTATATACTAACCAAAGTTGTAGCAATCTCTAAAAAAGGGGTTTTAGTTGAAATAGAAAATCATGGGGTTATTCGATCTTACAGGGGTGTCAATGTCCCGGGAATTAATATCAATCTGCCTTCTATGACAAAGCAAGATATAGAGGATATTGTATTTGGCTGCAGATTAGGCGTTGATCTGATTGCCGCTTCTTTTATTCGTTCTGCTGAACATGTTTTAGAAATCAAGCAGTTGTTGATGGATCAAGAAAGGTCTGAGATTCTTATTATTGCTAAAATAGAAAATAGTTTAGGTATACAAAATTTTGATGCCATTTTGCAAGTGGCAGATGGGATCATGGTAGCAAGAGGAGATTTAGGAGTAGAACTGCCTTTAAACCAAGTACCTCGATTACAGAAAATGATGATTCGTAAGTGTCGTCAGGCAGGTAAACCCGTTGTGACTGCAACCCAAATGCTAGAATCAATGATTGCAAACCCTCTGCCCACACGTGCTGAGGTGTCAGATGTAGCTAATGCTATCTATGATAGCACATCTGCTGTCATGTTATCAGGAGAGACCGCTGCTGGAAAATACCCTATTCAAGCAGTGCAAATGATGAAAGAGATTGCAGAAGAGACCGAAAAGGATTTTAATTACCGGCAATTATTTGCTAATGATTCGGCAATAGGTTTTAAGGATATAGCCATAACAAACTCTGTAGCTCTAGCCTCGGTTAAAACCGCCTATAGTTCTCATGCTAAGGCAATTTTTGTTTTTACCAATAGCGGGTTTTCTGCACGAGCTCTATCCCGTCTTCGCCCAGAAATTCCTATTATTGCTTTAACTCCCCATGTTAAAGTGTATCATCAATTAGCTCTTGAATGGGGGGTTACCCCCGCGTTATCTTCCGCACAAAAAAATATCCAAGAGGCTTTTATACAAATAAGTAACTTTGCTCTAGAGCAAGAAATTGTACAGTTAGGAGATTTGGTGGTAGTGGTAGCAGGAGATCCTTTTGGAATTAGTAGAACAACTAACACCATGATTGTAGAAACCATCGGAGGCAATAGTTTCTCTTAA
- a CDS encoding cytochrome ubiquinol oxidase subunit I — translation MLSRIQFGLTSAFHYIYPPLSIGIGLMLVIFEGFYLKTKNVLYQQIAKFWTKIFALTFALGVATGLVQLFGFGTNWANYSRFVGDVFGSALGAEGIFAFFLEAGFLGVMLFGWERCSPKFHYFATICVACGAHFSAIWIVVANSWMQTPAGHIIAGEGKQACAIIHNFWEMVFNPSSVDRLIHVILGCWLAGIFCILSVSSYYYLKKRYTLFTKATLRISLIAAALVLILQLVSADSTARGVAKNQPSKLAAMEGIYVTEPKTPITLFGWTNDATKTVKGLKIPGLLSFLVFHDFTTPVTGFDQIPEDERPPIQVVFQSYHMMIAMWSLMALLTILACIQYRRKKLMHSKWILRGLVISVLFPQIANFSGWMTAEVGRQPWIVYRILKTVDGVSTNIHESQVFFSIMMFLVIYALLFALFIYLLNHKIQYGPEDALQTQQDLVYRNPFEKEV, via the coding sequence ATGTTGTCTCGAATTCAATTCGGACTAACAAGTGCATTCCACTATATTTACCCCCCTTTAAGTATTGGTATAGGGTTAATGCTTGTCATTTTTGAAGGTTTTTATTTAAAAACAAAAAATGTTCTTTATCAACAAATTGCAAAATTTTGGACGAAAATTTTTGCCTTAACATTTGCCCTTGGTGTTGCAACAGGACTTGTACAATTATTTGGATTTGGGACAAATTGGGCTAATTATTCCCGTTTTGTAGGCGATGTTTTTGGCAGTGCTTTGGGAGCGGAAGGGATCTTTGCTTTCTTTTTAGAAGCGGGTTTTTTGGGGGTTATGTTATTTGGCTGGGAAAGATGCAGTCCTAAATTTCATTATTTTGCTACCATTTGCGTAGCTTGTGGTGCGCATTTTAGCGCTATTTGGATTGTTGTAGCCAACTCTTGGATGCAGACACCCGCTGGGCATATCATCGCAGGTGAAGGTAAGCAAGCGTGCGCCATCATTCATAATTTTTGGGAAATGGTCTTTAATCCTTCGAGTGTAGATCGCTTAATTCATGTCATTTTAGGTTGCTGGCTAGCGGGGATCTTTTGCATTTTGAGCGTGAGCAGTTATTACTACTTAAAAAAGCGCTATACGCTATTTACAAAGGCTACTTTACGCATATCTTTAATCGCAGCAGCCCTTGTTCTCATCTTGCAACTCGTTTCAGCAGATAGCACAGCAAGAGGAGTTGCCAAGAATCAGCCTTCAAAATTAGCCGCTATGGAAGGGATCTATGTAACAGAGCCTAAAACCCCAATCACGCTATTTGGTTGGACTAACGATGCTACAAAGACGGTAAAAGGGCTTAAAATTCCTGGCCTTTTGAGCTTTTTGGTTTTTCATGATTTTACTACCCCTGTTACTGGGTTTGATCAAATACCAGAAGATGAAAGACCTCCTATTCAAGTGGTTTTTCAGTCTTACCATATGATGATTGCTATGTGGTCTTTAATGGCTTTGCTTACCATTTTAGCTTGTATTCAATACAGACGTAAAAAGCTCATGCATTCTAAATGGATTTTACGCGGTTTAGTGATTTCTGTCCTATTTCCTCAGATTGCCAATTTTAGCGGCTGGATGACAGCAGAAGTAGGAAGACAGCCTTGGATTGTATATAGAATTCTTAAAACAGTGGATGGTGTTTCAACCAATATTCACGAAAGTCAGGTCTTTTTTTCGATTATGATGTTTTTAGTGATTTACGCCTTGTTATTTGCTCTATTTATCTATCTACTGAATCATAAAATCCAATACGGTCCAGAAGATGCTTTGCAAACACAGCAAGATCTAGTGTATCGTAACCCTTTTGAAAAAGAGGTTTAA
- the cydB gene encoding cytochrome d ubiquinol oxidase subunit II: MDFTLSFIWYLVIGIAIIFYVALDGFDLGTGMLHLFTKTDRDRRIFLNAIGPVWDGNEVWLVIVAGSLLAGFPPVYATLLSGFYNLIMIFLCGLIFRAVAIEFRSKQNSVLWRRVWDSTFSVASFIIGFILGLGLGNLIQGVPLDQEGNFIGSFSLFFRPYPILIGLFTTTLFIMHGSIYLTMKTEGVLHERLRIWVKRCILLFVITYFITTLSTWMFMPHMVERIKEYRWLSLVPIAALLAILNVPRLFSLKKDFQAFLFSCLGIILMLVVFGIGTFPNLVRSLIQPDLLSLNFLNASGSDLNLTVLLIIVAIGLPFVFCYSAMIYRVFRGKVKIESSSY; encoded by the coding sequence ATGGATTTTACCCTTAGTTTTATCTGGTATCTTGTAATAGGTATTGCAATCATTTTTTATGTTGCCTTAGACGGCTTTGACCTAGGAACTGGAATGTTGCATTTATTTACAAAAACAGATCGAGATAGACGTATTTTTTTAAATGCTATAGGTCCTGTTTGGGATGGGAATGAGGTATGGCTTGTCATTGTAGCAGGGAGCTTGCTTGCGGGATTTCCTCCTGTATATGCTACTTTGTTGTCCGGTTTTTACAATCTCATTATGATTTTTCTTTGCGGGCTTATTTTCCGTGCAGTGGCTATTGAATTTCGTAGTAAGCAAAATTCTGTATTGTGGCGCAGGGTTTGGGATAGTACTTTTTCGGTTGCTAGTTTTATCATTGGATTCATCTTAGGTCTTGGATTGGGTAATTTAATCCAAGGCGTTCCCCTGGATCAGGAAGGCAACTTCATAGGAAGCTTTAGTCTATTTTTCCGTCCTTATCCTATTTTGATTGGATTATTTACCACAACACTGTTTATTATGCACGGCTCCATCTATTTAACTATGAAAACAGAAGGGGTGTTGCATGAGCGATTGCGTATTTGGGTCAAACGCTGCATTCTCTTATTTGTAATTACCTATTTTATCACAACGCTTTCTACTTGGATGTTTATGCCTCATATGGTAGAGCGCATTAAAGAGTATAGATGGCTCTCGCTTGTTCCTATAGCTGCTCTATTAGCTATTCTAAATGTACCCAGACTATTTTCTCTAAAAAAAGACTTTCAAGCTTTTCTTTTTTCCTGCTTAGGAATTATCCTCATGCTTGTTGTTTTTGGGATAGGCACATTTCCTAATCTTGTACGCTCTTTAATACAGCCAGATCTTTTAAGCCTGAACTTCTTAAACGCTTCTGGTTCAGATTTAAATCTTACCGTGCTATTGATTATTGTAGCTATTGGACTTCCCTTTGTATTTTGTTATAGCGCTATGATTTATCGCGTTTTTAGAGGGAAGGTTAAGATTGAATCTTCCAGCTATTAA
- a CDS encoding protein kinase domain-containing protein: MSYYLDTINIEKTTASETYSKVPGKVIELPAGSKKNRLKFELPSNDTSIQAAANVYVEVIGKGFFECSKSFILSIMSMMDLKFFKTTYKGKTIYINMNSLSNRLGIKVNKTCSKNFHLEIEKQFETIREAEKKIDAFFQELTKTRYKENGNELKTTNGDPISKTCFRKLLGLTAFSHFHAKQKQESSYLLKDGSILFLKKQENKEWPLITLFTEKVLGKGCFGKVLTVQELSMGRISVAKIAHASNQNEDVRNEDLILSKIFHNSNPAGIQQKPYSLFNFRLKDINYCGYIAPKYDTSLDNIMRQLETAEKIEAARQLLRGLKELENQKISHGDIKESNCLFRRKSDTSIECVIADFGGANDLSKQPKWAYGAPYYQLEEDYKAYQSLYEQQNSKKIKKGRAKIYADVTKLLLRRDVYAMGVTLAMLLENSRIKAENSEKLYSLVNRMLEASWKERISASEALAEFERIFPFQAVSEAI, encoded by the coding sequence ATGTCATATTATCTAGATACCATTAATATTGAAAAAACAACAGCCTCAGAAACATACAGTAAAGTACCGGGAAAGGTGATTGAATTACCTGCTGGTTCAAAAAAGAACCGCTTGAAGTTCGAATTACCATCAAATGACACCTCTATTCAAGCAGCAGCAAATGTATACGTAGAAGTTATTGGTAAGGGTTTTTTTGAGTGCAGTAAGTCTTTTATTTTATCCATCATGTCCATGATGGATCTTAAATTCTTTAAAACCACATATAAAGGGAAAACAATCTATATCAATATGAATAGCCTTTCAAATCGATTAGGTATTAAGGTTAATAAAACCTGTTCGAAAAATTTTCATTTAGAAATTGAAAAGCAATTTGAAACAATTCGTGAAGCCGAAAAGAAAATAGATGCGTTTTTTCAAGAATTAACCAAAACAAGATATAAAGAAAACGGTAATGAGTTAAAAACTACTAATGGGGATCCCATATCAAAGACTTGTTTTCGCAAACTGCTTGGATTAACAGCATTCTCCCATTTTCATGCTAAACAAAAACAAGAATCGAGTTATTTACTAAAAGATGGGAGCATACTTTTTTTAAAGAAGCAAGAAAATAAAGAATGGCCACTAATCACATTATTTACAGAAAAGGTGTTGGGTAAAGGTTGCTTTGGAAAAGTATTAACCGTCCAAGAATTATCTATGGGTAGAATATCTGTTGCAAAAATAGCTCATGCATCTAATCAAAATGAAGATGTTAGAAATGAAGATCTCATCTTAAGCAAGATTTTTCATAATAGCAACCCGGCTGGAATTCAACAAAAACCCTATTCCTTATTTAACTTTAGACTAAAAGATATCAATTATTGTGGATACATAGCACCAAAATATGACACTAGTCTTGATAATATAATGCGCCAATTAGAGACAGCGGAAAAAATAGAGGCTGCTAGACAGCTCCTTAGAGGGTTAAAAGAATTGGAAAATCAGAAAATTAGCCACGGAGATATTAAAGAATCAAACTGTCTGTTTAGGAGAAAAAGCGATACTTCTATAGAATGTGTTATTGCGGATTTTGGAGGAGCCAATGACCTATCAAAACAGCCTAAATGGGCATACGGCGCTCCCTATTATCAATTAGAAGAAGACTATAAAGCGTATCAGTCTTTGTACGAACAACAAAACTCTAAGAAAATAAAGAAGGGAAGAGCTAAAATTTATGCAGACGTAACAAAACTCCTACTGCGTAGAGATGTTTATGCCATGGGAGTTACCCTAGCAATGCTGCTAGAGAACTCTAGAATTAAAGCAGAAAACAGCGAAAAGCTGTATTCTCTTGTAAACCGAATGCTAGAAGCCTCCTGGAAAGAGCGCATTAGTGCCTCTGAAGCTTTAGCAGAATTTGAAAGAATCTTTCCTTTTCAAGCTGTAAGTGAAGCTATTTAA
- a CDS encoding diadenylate cyclase → MSALFHSFTSLFEILVITLVINYLLMFFWNTRSMDVVLGLLAILLAFFFAAWLNFPILHRIIGLLSNTALLGLLIIFQPEMRVALSKLSPKGRRYKEVTEFDKFLDHLGTSVYRLAEKRLGALILLENEDSLDDFARKAIQLNATFSSELLESIFDTTTPLHDGAVIIRNTTILAASVILPLAEDSLQLTRSMGTRHRAALGASQLTDAVIIIISEEAGRVSIARDGVMTPGVKIDRFKGIIRSIFTPPAPMNTNFKTKLNFRNWFQK, encoded by the coding sequence ATGAGTGCGCTTTTTCATAGTTTTACTTCTCTCTTTGAAATTCTAGTAATTACTTTGGTGATTAACTATTTACTTATGTTTTTCTGGAATACGCGTTCTATGGATGTGGTGTTGGGATTATTAGCTATTTTATTAGCTTTTTTCTTTGCTGCTTGGTTAAATTTTCCGATATTACACAGAATTATAGGATTGTTAAGCAATACAGCATTATTGGGGTTATTAATCATCTTTCAACCGGAAATGCGTGTAGCTTTATCTAAGCTTAGTCCTAAAGGACGACGTTATAAAGAAGTAACAGAATTTGATAAGTTCTTAGACCATTTAGGAACTTCTGTATATCGTCTTGCAGAAAAAAGACTCGGGGCTCTTATTTTACTAGAAAACGAAGATTCCCTAGATGATTTTGCCAGAAAAGCCATACAACTCAATGCAACTTTTTCTTCTGAGCTACTAGAATCCATTTTCGATACAACAACTCCTCTGCACGATGGTGCAGTGATTATTCGCAATACGACTATTCTTGCTGCTTCTGTAATTCTGCCTCTTGCTGAAGATAGCCTACAACTAACCAGGTCCATGGGTACACGGCATAGAGCAGCTTTAGGAGCAAGTCAATTGACAGACGCTGTAATTATCATTATCTCCGAAGAAGCGGGCAGAGTTTCTATTGCTCGTGATGGAGTGATGACACCTGGCGTGAAAATTGACAGATTTAAAGGAATTATCCGCAGCATTTTTACACCTCCTGCTCCTATGAACACAAATTTTAAAACTAAACTTAACTTTAGAAATTGGTTTCAGAAATGA
- a CDS encoding lysophospholipid acyltransferase family protein has translation MVYFSILVFTWPLRWLSYRSIHKIGAFLGACLFYGSSKFRKRALTNLSLASSLHLSKKELVSLAKRSIQNVMITYLEYPKLSREKNIHHLVQCENPEQVEGLYKAGTSPIFFCGHQANWELFFLEGSQRMRGVAIGRPIKNQFLYNWTLKIRQKYGGKIIHPREAVREGLKALRAGSFLGIVGDQGMPERGLCSSFLGRKAWTSPIPALLSYRTGSPLVVATMKRQKTGYHIRYSEPIWPNRKAPAHQEIERMMLQALSILETSIMEKPDQWLWLHNRWKQQTLKRIKGKFRFESICVILPQERSLFEKIASDLIAFREVYPHEFITLKVPKSYSVQIKDMQIEYYEKEEDLLQSNFCYKLIYNFSSYHKLYRYFLKLSAFQIISLEQLYRLGNTQDDQPFSQVLKRAVLRAP, from the coding sequence TTGGTATATTTTAGTATTTTAGTCTTTACCTGGCCTTTGCGTTGGCTATCTTATCGAAGTATTCATAAGATAGGCGCTTTTCTAGGGGCTTGTCTTTTCTATGGATCTTCCAAGTTCCGTAAGCGTGCATTGACCAATTTGAGCTTAGCTAGTAGTTTACATCTCTCTAAGAAGGAATTGGTTTCTCTAGCTAAGCGCTCTATACAAAATGTGATGATCACCTATTTAGAATACCCTAAGCTTTCTAGAGAAAAAAACATCCATCACCTTGTGCAGTGCGAAAATCCAGAACAGGTAGAGGGTTTGTACAAAGCAGGAACATCTCCGATCTTTTTTTGTGGACACCAAGCAAACTGGGAACTTTTTTTTCTAGAAGGATCTCAGCGCATGCGAGGGGTTGCTATAGGAAGACCGATTAAAAACCAATTTCTCTATAATTGGACACTTAAAATCAGACAAAAATACGGTGGTAAGATTATCCATCCCAGAGAAGCGGTAAGAGAAGGATTGAAAGCTTTAAGAGCAGGGTCTTTTTTGGGAATCGTCGGTGATCAAGGAATGCCAGAGAGGGGTTTGTGCTCCTCTTTCTTAGGCAGGAAAGCTTGGACATCTCCTATACCTGCATTGTTATCTTATCGGACAGGATCCCCTCTTGTTGTAGCAACTATGAAACGTCAAAAAACAGGCTACCATATTCGGTATTCCGAGCCTATTTGGCCTAATCGAAAAGCTCCTGCTCATCAAGAAATAGAGAGAATGATGCTGCAAGCCTTATCTATACTAGAGACAAGTATTATGGAAAAACCGGATCAATGGCTTTGGCTGCACAATCGTTGGAAACAACAAACCTTAAAAAGAATAAAAGGAAAGTTTCGTTTTGAGTCTATTTGTGTAATTTTGCCCCAAGAAAGATCTTTATTTGAAAAAATAGCTTCTGATTTGATAGCTTTTCGCGAAGTGTATCCGCATGAATTCATTACACTTAAAGTTCCTAAAAGCTACTCTGTACAAATCAAAGATATGCAAATAGAGTATTATGAAAAAGAAGAGGATCTTTTGCAGAGCAACTTCTGCTATAAGCTGATCTATAACTTTTCTTCTTACCACAAACTCTATCGTTATTTTTTAAAGCTATCGGCTTTTCAGATCATTTCTTTAGAGCAATTGTATCGCTTAGGAAATACGCAAGACGATCAACCTTTTTCTCAGGTTTTAAAAAGGGCGGTTTTGCGTGCCCCATAA